The following nucleotide sequence is from Citrus sinensis cultivar Valencia sweet orange chromosome 6, DVS_A1.0, whole genome shotgun sequence.
AGCATCAGTATAAAACATAAGCACAAATGCAACCATTCAAATGTAGCAACATAGCTCGGCCATGTGATGTATCTAAAAGAATTTCAATAGTGATGTAATCCACATAGGCAAATAAAAGCCTTTAAATGTACACATGGCTCAACCATGTGATACATGTAAATGAATTCTAGCTGCAATATTAATATAGTCAATCATTAATGGTTGTAATCCAATAAGCCCTTACAACTTAATAGTAGTCCATATTTACATATAAGAAACTAATAATAGTTTGTTAAGATTAATACTAATAAAGGCAAGATTGGCATTATCAATTGAGTGAGttttgaagtaaaaaaaatgaaaaaaggacTTAAACCTATCTATATTGTAGAGTGAAAGGCAATACAATAGATctacaattttaaaacttatacaAGAAAAGTGATGGATCATATAATTACTTCAAAATATGTCGTATGAGATTAGTTTGACATTCGCTTCTGCTATTTAATGAACAGTCTTGATGCCAAAACTATTGCTACTATGGGCATTCATTATCTATCATCTCTCTAGGCTTGAGTTAATTACCCTGCATTGATAAAATTACTGTATTAGTATGTAACTTATAGTGAATAAATAAGTCACAAAGATAATGCAAACACAAACATAAGTAGATTCCAACAACCATGTTTGTATTGTCAAACATTGTCATGCTAcaaaaattactataatataCTTGTTAGATTAGTTTCAATAGCAGTGGTAGCTCATTTGTACTCAATCTAACCatattttagagaaatttaaagcaaaaaagctatgtataacataattaagattctatttataacataaacaataaaatattgccAATCGTCGTGTCATTGTAGTTGGATCTATCTcaaaatttctctcttttttgttttgaacattATGGAACCATTACTTCACCAAGCCTTGTCATGCAACTTCACTATTGACACTTTATATTGATGAAATTCAAACTGATAAGCAATGAAATAAAGCATTTATGTGAACCTTTAAGCCTAAATTCATTGACCCAAACCAAAATGGCAGGTAAACATGTAAAGAACATAGTTGATTAATATAACGTTTCAAACGGATTGTGTATCAATATGCTACTGTAGACATGTACAACCCCAAAGCTTTAGGAAAATCATAGTAAACATCAATAGAATCttatattttccaaaattatagaatctcaaaaatacaaaacatatAATGTCCTAAACCTTTAAAAGAGGTCTTTCagaatatatagatatattctATCAAAAAGAGAATTCTCCAATGTTACGAGAGGCTTCTGAAAATTACCATTCAGccaaaaacttaataaaaatgtCCAAAGTCACATAAACCCATACCTATAATATTcttgatttgtttgttttcttttaatcatttaaatcAACCCCTATGTAATTCTCATGCAACGAAGCCACTTTAgtataaaaaaagatttctgCAATATACTGTTTAGGGCCGAATTTAGATGTTGACATGTGCTAATAATATTGTGACACATGGCAAGAAAAGTCAACTAAGGGAGAAAACCATCTTAGCTATCCTTTGTTACCCCCTAAAAACTAGCAAGATCATTTTACTTGAGCATCGTAGTATGGTTGCAGGCCACCACCAACTCCACCTTTAACCTTTGTTTGTTATGTTTTATAGGTTTTCTTAGCTCAAGGTTTGGTGGTTTTTACTCCATTTTCATCATATTCTCATCGCCCTTGCAAACATCCAACTCACCCAACTATCTTTCTTCATCTTGCGAGAGTACACCTTAAGCTTAGCAAGACAACCTCTTCCCTCGACAAACAaatgtatttgtttttattggcTCCTCCAAAATCCAgttaaaacatacatatacaACATCTGACATTTTGAAAACTAAAAGGTCTATGTAAAATTTGTATTCTctgattttgaataaaaagatGCACAAACATTTTTATAGAAAGATAGCTTCTCAGGCTACTTAATATTTTCCTCCAAACCGTATGCTTAATGAAGCAACTTCTACTCATTTCGCCCCACTCTACAAACCAATTTTCACAacatttcataaaagttagaaaagtaataaatgtgtaaaaaagGGGGCAAAATTGGGATAGAAAATAATAGATGTATAAAATCGAGGACAAAATCGGAACATGAACCAATTCAAAAAAGACATATATGcatgtattatattaattaaactaaattatttgtcctttagattttttttcctttatcacTTTTAaccttaaatttatatttaatatttctatACATGTGTCATGTAATGAATAGGGATGACAATTTGCGGGCCTATAGCCTGGACtttcacatattttttaattatttttaaattgttgtaaATTTACAATGAGTTAATAATCAACAAGTTgttataatcaataataatttaaagaaaatgactattgacacaacttaaaagtaatttttaacttccaagtataagagtgtattgttgtattatagcttgtgagtccgaggtcgatccaagagaaaagatttaatttgtttattttattttatctaaaaattgaaaataaaacttaaatataaacaacttaatttaaataaaactataaaattgaattagttagggttgtggatccactcttagtagtaaataaaacttaataaattctttttgccatttttttagatttattgcccaaaagattaattatataaattattattattttctctttaattttatgatggagtaagtatttattgtgtcaaagtttaatttgtttacaataagtcaaaataccattttaccataccttatgttaagatattaagaatttattgtggcAAACTCccttgtttgtctacaataaatcaaaattttaaaatataaaatatgtataaaattaaattgaaaataatttaatttatacaattaaaaatagaatttgattagatcatatttatttcctaagagtttcaccttacccaactattattatttagttaagcatagttgaaataaaaagaattattaaaattaaattacttataattaaaagtaataaaaacaactaaaattgaaaatacaactaaatttatttataaaaataattatacaaaatataaaaaaaacataccTGAAAAATAAGGTTATAGGGAGATTgagagaaattgagaagaaaagagatgtagagagatgattaaaaacataaaaatgagactttgtttatagaaaaataaattcataatccagtgttTTGCGGTTCATCATTAGCTTCATGCATGCACTCCTCATAACCATTAGATCAAGATCTaatggctggtcaaacttccaaagtcaacatcacacgtGGCATCATTTGACACCTTCGATTCGGCCAAAGAACAGTTGAGATTTGGcaggttaatgggtggatcgggtcgatctgaatacaaagattcggatcctacaacttgcttcactaaccattgccacgtggcacaatcgTGGCCATGCACTCATACTTATTATAAGCTCATTTTATCATCTAATCAATGCTCAGTCAAcagaaaaaatcaactttttaaacacaagcccaattttaagccgatcttgactCATCTTTAGGTTTTTAGACCTCCggaatctaaatttgacatCTGTTTATTGTTTGGAGCctcaaattatgtgaaattaatattttacctaataaacacaaaaaatagatatatttaatacataattaataattcctaatttattgcataaacaaaaatataaattataacaaaagcacaaaataacattattatcgcttgataattaaataatttttaatacttatcaactatttcaaaataaaataataaataaagataatgaaGCAAATAGAAgtttacatatttaatttttttagcattGGATTCTCTAGTTTAAGcatcttcttaattaattaaggctTAAGAGAGAgtttagtattttaattttaggtttTTGAATCATcatagatttataaattaaggatttaagttttcttttcttttattattttttacattttagtttttatttgaaaaatagagGGTTGGGCATTGCCGGAGGCTTCTTTCTTAAGTCCTTGTCCAGGTCCTTATATGCAGGGGCAGAACTATGTGGGTGCCCAGGGTGGCTCGGGCAACCCccacaatttcaaaaatatttttttgcatacttcaaaattttaaaattataaataattaaaagagaaaacatATGGGccacccatttttttttacttttatttcttctttataatttaaagcaaataaagaaaacttttttgacttttaataACTACGCCCCTGACCTTACGCCTCTTGCTCCTGCCTTTGCAAAGCCGGCCATCAACCTACATTTGTTCGTTGCTTTGGATCTTTCTCTCTGCATTTGGTTGGAGCCGGCTAATCATTATATTTTCAGTTTAAAGTTATGAAGCATCAAGATacacaatcaatttaatttatttgtgaaacttTGTAAGAAGATTAGAGCTTTtggggtttttttttcctagaaGAGGAGCCttagtgtatatttatttgtaagtaAGATATGTTCATTGTTGGATTATAAtgattgttattttaattcttacagatgaaaaagcaaatgattgataaatttttcaagagaaaaaatCCAGAAAGTACTCAAGCAGATACACAATTACCATCAGTATCTAATCCTGAACCCCCAATTTCTGAAAATCGGCCAACAAAATCTTCCAGAGTTGAAACTAATGAAGTTGATATTAATTCTTTAGAGCGTGATCCAGGACTATGTCGTCAAATATAGAGCTATCATGTTAATCAACAAGATGAAATTCGACGAGCATATATTTGAGCAGGTCCATACGAACCTGTACGTTTAAAAAACCCGCAGTCTGGAGATCATGTTCGCAACTTTCAAAGTTCATGGTATTCTCTATTTCCCACTTGATTGGAATATTCTATTGCAAATGATGCTGCTTTTTGTTTACCCtgctttctttttaataaaccATCTGGGCATAAAGGAGCAAAATCTTTCACGGTAGATGATTTTAGAACTTAGGAGGAAGTGAGAGGTAAAAAATGTGCTTTTCTAAACCATGTGGGCACTGATCCTGACTTTGTTCATAAACGTACTGAAAAATCATGTGAGGATTTGATGAATCAATCTCAACATATTCAACAtgtttttcataattatactACTCAAGATGTTATCGATAATCGACTGAGGCTTAAGTTCTTAATTAGAGCATCTCGGTATCTTGCACCTCAAGGTTCCACTTTTAGAGGCCATGATGGAAGCGAATCTTCAGATAATTGTGggatttttcttaaaatattggAAGTGTTGGTTGAAGATAATGAAACATTTGCTGACCTTATATCAAAAGCTCCTAGAAATGCAATTTATACATCACCAAagattcaaaaataaattttgcatATTTATTCAATGAAAGTCAGAAAGACAATTAGAGAAGAAATTAGGGATGCAAagttttacataatttttaatgaagcGCGCAATGagtaaagaaagaacaaatggCAATAGTTTTGAGATTTGTTGATAAGGATGGAATTATTAGAGAACGGTTTTTTGGGCTAGTTCATGTCTCTGAGACTTCAGCACAAACCttgaaaaaaagagatatattttgtattgtCTAATCACACTTTAGACATTCAAAGCATCCGAGGCCAAGGATACGATAGTGCAAGTGATATGCGAGGTGAATGGAATGGTTTACAAGCtttgattttaaaagattGTCCATGTACTTATTATATTCACTGTTTAGCACATCGGTTACAATTAGCATTAGTTACAGCATTCAAAGTGGTAATTCTTGTGCatcaattttttacaaaattaacttCTGTTGTGAATATTGTTCATCCATCTTGCAAGCGTAATGATGAGCTGAAACGTGCTAAAGCTTATGAGATTGCACATATGCTTGCTCTTGATGAACTTGAGACTGGTAAATGGCTTAATCAAATTGGGACCTTACAACGGGCTGGTGAAACTCGATGGGGTTCTCATTTCAAATCAGTTTCTAGTTTGATAAATATGTTTAGTGCAacatataaagttttaattaatattgcgGATGAGGGAGTCACATACGCATCACGGGGAGATGCAGATGCAACTTATGGAGCGATAACTTCATTTGAATTTGTCTTTGTTTTACATCTTATGAAAAATATCATGGCGATCACTGATTTACTTTCTCAAGCTTTACAATGTCAATCACAGGACATTCTTAATGCCATGCGCCTTATTTCATCTGCTAAAGTACTTTTGCAGAAAATGAGAGATGAAAAATGGCAGAAGTTGCTAGagaatgtgatttctttttgtaaAGCACACAATATTGACATTCCAAATATGAATGCTTGTTATATTGCAAGGCAAGGTAGAGCTCGTAATCAAGAAGATAACTTTGCTATGGAGCAGCATTATCGGGTAAATAGTTTTTATGCAGCAATAGATTCTCAATTGCAAGAATTAAATATTCGATTTAATGATAGCTCAGTAGAGTTGCTTATGCTTAGCTCAACCTTGGATCCTCGAGAaggatataattattttagaattgatgatatttatcaattggttgataagttttattgagatgacttcacaaataatgaaaagataTATTTGAGAGTGCAGCTTgatcattataattataatgttgtTCAAGATCTagagtttaaaaatttatcatctcTTTCTGATTTATGTTAATGGTTGGTACGAACAAGAAGATCATCAATATATCCACTTGTCTACAGAATAATTGTGTTGGTGCTTACTCTTCCAGTTTCTACAGCAACAACTAAACGATCTTTTTCAGCTATGCGTATTGTCAAGACTAGACTTCGCAACAAAATCGATTATGATTTCCTCACAGACACATTTATCACATACATCGAGAAAGATATTGCCAAGAAGATTAGCATGGAATCAGTCATAGATGATTTTAGGGATATGAAAGAACGTAAAGTTGGCttttaatatatgttaaattatgtagtacaagatacaattattttatattttcatgtaatTTGAGACTTGAATGATaccttattttcatttttctttcacgATCCTTTTGTGCatgttcattatttttaatttaaacttcaaattttggattacGAATTAGTCATTAGTTAAAATTTGATCTTGTGACATCTTTCAGCAACCCCTGAACCAGAAGTTTGGTTCCGCCCCTGCTTATATGAAAGGCCTAGACCTAAGCTCGTCAGACATGGTTGGGCTGGCCTTTCCAAACCTAATAATGACACATAAAGTTAAGTTAATAAATGATGGAAAATTGAGAGATGTCAATTCATAATTGAGTTTGATTATACTTTTGTTGTgataaattaacttttttagtTGGACAATAAATCAACAAATTGACATGGATTATGTCGATTGAAATTGGGGATAACGTGGTTGGGTTCATTTGGAACTGATGGATCTTGACTAAATCAACCATAAGCAAGTAAGAAATTGCACTCGAAAGATCAATTACTGAGGAGGTGAGTCTAAAAGGGGTCACCTTAATTAAGTTGGTGATCCACAAAAAGTAGAGGACGTTGTTGCTCGAGTTTACATGAAGGATGAGGTGATAACACAATCCATGATACCCAAGCTGATCAAGCAAACATTCTtactatcattttttttgggCATAAACAACTTTCTTGCATGTAAcaaatatttctaatattGTTGTCATGAATTAgttcaagaataaaaaaaggtaaaatagcTTAAAGGTTACAtgaagggagaaaaaaaaattaagctacCTTATCCATTATATAGTATCCAATGGTCggcaaataaaaattctcttATAACCTaagtatatttatgttttaaaagatcTTTTGatgcatttaaatttttatttaagtacAATCGggatctttttatttattagctATCAATCACGTGATTATATTAACTTTActaaaatatcttattatgAAAGAATCTTAATTGGTGATCGGCATATATTGCACCAGATGCACAACACAGCAAGTGTAGGCtataagcaaataaaaattgacaaaGATTTCTTTATGAATACTAGgacaataaaaatatgcatgcatgtaATAATCCATCATACTAATAGCAAGAAATATTCCACAAACTATGCTATTgctttcatttatataatgtAGTTTTTACTTTTATCTTCAATATTAgtatttcataatctaatgaTAAACATTTGTCTTTTTCCACTCTGACTGTAATACTCCCAATTTTTCTAGGGTACTTTAGTAAACTTATCAAGGACatcttagttattttattaaagtatttattttctttccctAGCATTAagtacaaaaagaaaaaaaaatgatatctcCAATTTACAAGAGAGAGATCGGGAAAGAGATGAAGAAGACAaaggagagagaaaagaaaagaagaagagaagaagaaaaaacttgTCTTCTTAGTTTGGCCATGAGTAGAACAATAGAAAGAGAAATGAAATCAGAGAGGTGAGTTTATTTTTGGTGTTTATGAATGAATTAAAAActgattatttattagtaGTAGTAACGGTAATCTTAAATTTTGCATggaaataaactaataatcgGTTGCTTCAAAAATCATAATGATTAATACAAATTGATTTCTATTTCGGGTTTTGTATATATTAAACTAGACATCTTTAAGAATGTTTTGCAAACATGCTAACTAGATAAGAATTACAAAATCATTTTACTAATACCTAagtttcttcaaaaaattacGAAATTCGAAATAATGATTTGTATATATGTCTAGTTTGATTATGGAAATTTTCgtgattttataataaaaggataaattattttgtatttttaaagcaAGTATGTtcaaaatagtaaaaagtTTGATAGACTTAATGATGTccgaaacaaaaaaaaatttcagtagttttttaagaaattaaagtaTGAAGTTTTTATTCTAAAGTTTCAATATGTTAGCATGCActctaaaaatttgaatatttttccaattaggaaataatttattaaaaattagagaacaattaggaaataatttattaaaaattagagaacaGAGGTTGTTCTGTCTAGAATAGTTATTGAGATTATTTGAGGTTgagtttattatattttataaagagGAACTTGAGGATATTGAAGTTTATGATTATGATCCTATTCCTATATCTTATgagagtttttattatatattaattttaggcTAAAGATTTTGATATGCTTTTTTACTTGTGAATGTGAAGAGGTAAGTGAACTAAACTTATAAATGAATCACAATGAACAATATGTATATGTTTGGCATGATTGaatttctattatatatatggatattaatttatatgattttacCAATGTGTTTATGTCATGTATTGTTATGTGTTAAGTGTGAATGCATACATGGACATATCTATATGTCAAGGGCTATTGGCATTAGCATGAACAtgcattatattttttttataaaatgagaaagcggatttttatcaaattgattctaaagaaagaaagtaaaCAAGTTTCTTTCTTCCCTTAGGTACTTGAATTTGTTACTTATTTAGTAGGTACTTAATATATTATGTTAAGAGATAAGTGGGTAAAGGATGCTTGCGTGAAGCCCAAGATGAGTTTATGTGAAAGTCTAAATGTTCAGTGAGAAACCTACTAAGTGATAGTTAAATGAAGGTAGTTCAAGTAAatgatttgaaagaaaatgtgaaaatatgAGGTTTTGATGGATTTATTTCACAATGTTTCAAAAGACCATTGCACTCATGCATTTGCAatgtatttaaatatgtatgtatttttgtatattaaaaaacaagTTTGCTTATCAAGTTTTGTACTCATTATAGTTTATTGTAAttctcataaattaaaattattcacGATGAATAAGGAGGAGAACTTGAATTGAGAATAATACATGATTTGGCATTTTAAAGTCTTTTGCTGTGTGaggattaaatatttttaaattgtatagagatttttaaatttatcagtTTTAGTGATTATGTCATACTTAAGTTGCAAACTATATGTAAAAATCATTCTAAGGAGAAACTTTTAGACATATTAGAAGTATCATATTAAccatataacaaataaataataatataacatgtgtatttattttgtcaaatttcattcaagtgataataaatttaatttaattacacttaatatatatatatatatatatatatatatatatatatatatatatatatattaattatattatcttttatatattttaaaattcttccATCCATCGTTCATCCCTAGAAAGATTGGATTGAGTTGTTACATCGTTCATCCATCGTTCATCCATCGTTCATCCCtagaaaaatagtaataaaccGACTAGGTTTATGGGTCCTCACAATATGAAACacaataaatacaatataattcaaaacttttaaaaattaaacataaaatttctgGTTCTTATTATGGGACACATAGTGCGCCCACCTGATCATAATAATGCGCCCAACACAGACAAGGTTTTGTCCCCTATATATTTGGTTACAAACCTTGACTTCCCAGAAGAAAACATATCTGAATTACATCACTACTTTAAAAGAAACCCTACAAAAATGGAGACCCAAAACTCAAAACAAATACCCCGTGCCCATGTAGCCATGGTGCCAACGCCAGGCATAGGTCACCTAATTCCCCAAGTTGAGTTAGCCAAGCGACTAGTACATCAACACAACTTTCTAGTCACCATCTTCATCCCCACCATCGATGATGGCAGAGGCTCATCCATGGAACCACAAAGACAGGTCCTCGAATCCCTACCCACTTCCATTTCCACCATCTTTCTTCCTCCTGTGAGTTTTGATGACTTGCCTGACGACGTTCGGATGGAAACCCGGATCACACTCACCCTCGCTCGCTCTCTTTCTTCACTAAGGGATGCTCTCAAGGTGTTAGCGGAGTCAACTCGGCTAGTTGCTCTAGTTGTTGATATTTTTGGGTCGGCTGCGTTCGACGTGGCTAATGAATTTGGTGTTCctgtttatattttctttactaCAACGGCCATGGTACTGTCTCTTATCTTTCACTTACCTGAGCTTGATGTTAAGTTTAGCTGTGAGTATAGGGACGTGCCTGAACCGGTCCAATTGCCCGGATGTGTCCCGATCAACGGGCGTGATTTTGCAGATCCGTTCCAACAGAGAAAGAATGAGGCATATCGAATTTTTTTAAGCTTTAGCAAACAGTATCTGGTAGCAGCTGGGATTATGGTCAATAGTTTTATGGATTTGGAAACGGGGGCTTTCAAGGCTTTAATGGAAGGAGATTCGAGTTTTAAACCTCCTCCGGTTTATCCGGTTGGACCGTTGGTTCAGACCGGATCAACCAATGAGACTAATAACGATAGACGCCATGAGTGTTTGAAGTGGTTAGATGAGCAGCCAAGTGAGTCAGTtctatttgtttgttttggtaGTGGTGGGACCCTATCACCGGAGCAGTTAAATGAATTGGCCTTAGGACTTGAAATGAGTGGGCAGAGATTCTTATGGGTTGTTAGGAGCCCACATGAGAGAGCAGCAAATGCCACTTATTTTGGCATCCAGAGCATGAAAGatccttttgattttttaccAAAAGGGTTCTTGGATAGGACCAAAGGGGTGGGTCTAGTGGTGCCCTCTTGGTCTCCTCAGGTTCAGGTGCTGAGGCATGGCTCGACCGGAGGGTTCTTGAGTCACTGTGGATGGAACTCGATTTTAGAAAGCATAGTGCATGGTGTGCCAATAATTGCTTGGCCACTCTATGCAGAACAAAAGATGAATGCTGTGCTTTTGATTGATGATTTGAAGGTCTCATTTAGGGTCAAAGTCAATGAAAATGGCCTGGTGGGCAGAGAAGATATAGCCAATTATGCAAAGGGCTTGATTCAAGGAGAAGAAGGGAAGTTGTTAAGGAGCAAGATGAGAGCACTAAAGGATGCAGCCGCAAATGCTTTGAGCCCAGATGGATCTTCTACCAAATCACTTGCCCAGGTGGCTCAGAAATGGAAGAACCTGGAAAGTGAGACAAAGTAATGCCGTTTCCTTCAATGTATGTGTaatcttctttatttcttgctAATCTTCTTATCGTGAAGGTTTAATAATTGCAACATTGCGTTATATTTGTATAAGCACCTAATTgagtaattttcaaataattttattaactgaTCAccttaatttaaaagaaagaactAACTCTTAATATTGTAGGAAaacaagtaattaataaataacaagtacAAAAATATGTAGATGAccaaaaaactaattaaaaaatgagacTCTTTTaagcttctttctttttttttttttggtcttatccacgaggtatcctggggagggccccaactgtgggaggcacctttaagcccgtaccacaactcagactagaagtccccgctcgaaccgggaggcacaggttctcccaacaaatgcgacttccctgcgactcgaactggggagcaaacccagtcaagccacttaaggggactccattgccagtggagccaacactttgttggttttaagcttctttctttaatttatcttaattacTATCATAATACCTCTTAATAAGGAGAGATTTTAGAATACTTCTGatgtattacaattaattgatGCATACGTGACATgtgtatttgaatttaatataaccacCACCACTTACAtaatagtttttcaaaataaatacgcACCTGTCATAAGATCATTTGCTTATTGTATTGATACGCCACCTCTGATGTATTCTAAGTTTTCTCCTTAATAAGATGTCATTGGAATTAGACCTGAGGGCACATTAGTTACCATGATAACACTGCATGCATGCCTAtgctttaaatatttagtttgCAAATTTTCCGCTAATTAGGACTTGGGCAAAATATTACTCATTTCACAtgttttgtactaaataaatttagatgtGTCGTGGCTATAATATTATGaacttcttcttgttgttgttgctgccATTATGGAGATAGAAACGATGTCTCCATATAGCACCAGGTAGACACTATTTCTATTGCCATGGTCGTTAAAATATAAGTGCTCATTGTGAATAACATACGAAAACACGTTGACCAAAAAACTAAT
It contains:
- the LOC102613968 gene encoding hydroquinone glucosyltransferase-like — encoded protein: MGHIVRPPDHNNAPNTDKVLSPIYLVTNLDFPEENISELHHYFKRNPTKMETQNSKQIPRAHVAMVPTPGIGHLIPQVELAKRLVHQHNFLVTIFIPTIDDGRGSSMEPQRQVLESLPTSISTIFLPPVSFDDLPDDVRMETRITLTLARSLSSLRDALKVLAESTRLVALVVDIFGSAAFDVANEFGVPVYIFFTTTAMVLSLIFHLPELDVKFSCEYRDVPEPVQLPGCVPINGRDFADPFQQRKNEAYRIFLSFSKQYLVAAGIMVNSFMDLETGAFKALMEGDSSFKPPPVYPVGPLVQTGSTNETNNDRRHECLKWLDEQPSESVLFVCFGSGGTLSPEQLNELALGLEMSGQRFLWVVRSPHERAANATYFGIQSMKDPFDFLPKGFLDRTKGVGLVVPSWSPQVQVLRHGSTGGFLSHCGWNSILESIVHGVPIIAWPLYAEQKMNAVLLIDDLKVSFRVKVNENGLVGREDIANYAKGLIQGEEGKLLRSKMRALKDAAANALSPDGSSTKSLAQVAQKWKNLESETK